AATAGCACCGACCAACATTATGATGGCAGTACTGTATTCCTAAATTAGGTTCGATGGGTTTgaaagggttgtcagaggtgatATTTTAGGCATGAAGTTAGTAGAATACATATGGTCACACAACATAGTGTGTGTGGTTGCATTATCtgctagacaactaacttcctcactagtcatacctagaaataaattaattgaattagtCACAAGtataaagaaatttaaaattttattcattcaattaattattCGAGAAATAATATCAATAAATTCAATatccaaaaattaaaacaaacaccaaacaaCTAGTCTAAATAAATGAAATTGTTCAAAACTTAAACCAATAAAATAATGGGAGTTTTACCAAAACACTCCccgtactgttcacttttaactgaaaaccacatttatacatttctctagtactattcactatacctttaaaaatgacttttcattaaaatgaaagattttttgaacttttcgttaattttttttaaataataggaAATTTGGCCACATGGGGAAATCGGCCAACAGGGTGAATACAGTCAACATGTGGCCTATGTATAAGAATCTATTCTTCTATTGGAGCAGATGCTTCCTAAAAGTCAAAAATCTCTATCTGTGTATCTTCGGCTTTCTTTATTTGAGCAAAGTTTGTTTAAACTTTTGACGACATGAATGGTACTCAGTAAGTGTTCCAACCAATATATATTCAAGAGAATATACTATTTCCCACATTTCTAGTACAAAGATTGCGGATTGGACCCTCTTTAGAATAAACCAAACTCTGTCAATAAAACAGAAACTCTGTCCATAAAACAGAGTTGTTTAACTACAACTTAatttgaaagaaagaagaaattcCAAAATAACGAACAAGTAGAAAATGGAGACCTAAACAAAAGGCTCAAAGTTAATCCAAGTAAAAACCAATACAAACTTCAAAACCATTTGAATGTCAATCTAAATATCTTATCATCTGCATACAGGAAGGAATTAGAAAGCCTATTAAACAGAACAAGAGGCGGAAATGAGATACTAATATGAATATACttgcaaagttatctgtgaatTTGCTGCAACAGATAACAACTCCAATTTCCTTGTACAAGCCGGCTCCAATTCGCTacaaaccaaacaagaaaatcaaAATCATAAAGAAAATGCAATCACTTGTACGCTAAACCACACAGCATACACaaacttcagaaattcaaacaacaaaaagaaacaaaatcatTAGAGTTGTGATTGATCGTAGCTCTCCATTATGCTGTTTACCATTATAGTTTTTTATGTTGCAGAATGATCGTAGCTGGCTCCGATACCACAGCAACCAGCTTGAAGTGGATCATCTCTTTACTATTAAATAAGAAGCATGCTTTGAAGCATGCACAAGAAGAGATAAACCTAAAAGTTGGCAGAGAGAGATGGGTTGAAGACACTGATATCGAAAACCTGACTTATCTCCAAGCCATTGTCAAGGAAACCCTACGTCTATATCCTCCAGGTCCATTCTCAGTCCCACATGAAGCAATGGAAGATTGCCAAGTTTGTGGCCTTCACATTCCAAAGGGCACACGTTTATTTGTCAATTTGTGGAAATTGCACAGAGACCCAACTGTGTGGTCAGAGCCCGAAGTGTTTTCTCCAGATAGGTTTGATGCCTCTGGTCAGCATTTTGAGTTCATTCCATTTGGGTCTGGAAGAAGATCTTGTCCAGGTCTCACATTTGCAATGCAAGTTATCCACTTGAATCTTGGTAGATTGATTCAAGGATTTGAATTGGCTACTCCATTGGACATGTCTGTGGACATGACTGAAGGACTAGGCGTTACTTTGCCAAAGGCAACTTCACTTGAAGTTGTGCTAACTCCACGCTTGCCCATTGAATTCTATGAAAGATAGGCATTGGGTTGTGATTATATGCCATGTAATTGTTGACTCTTAATGTCGTATTAGTTTGCGAACGATATTTGTATCTTTTCATGTGAAAACCATCAATGAATGTGGGTCCCAAGGTAAGATATACGCAACCGTTTCATAAAACTCTTTTGTTGACTCTTAATGTCGTATTAGTAATTGATGCTATAGAAACACTTTAATAGCATttaagaagaataaaaaaggaTATTAATTGGATGCTATAGAAACTACTTTTTCTAGCAGTTGTGGAAAAAGCAGTCATCTACTGAATTTTCAAACCACATGGATTGAAAAACGCCAATATAGTCAAAATCAAATATCTTGTTGAAGATGGGTAAGAGAAACTTAAGCCAATACAAAAACATTTGAATGCTTAGTGGGGCCAACAACAGAGTTATCACATTTAAACTTGTGTGATGATACAACGATTTCACCatcaacaaaccatgaacaaATTGAAAGTTCAACTTTTATGCACAACATATTTTGAGCACCTTCTTGTCACCATAGCCAGCAGCGGCACATCATGGATTTTCCTTCTCATCTTCTGGCAATTGCAGGGATTTTACTCTTTGTTCTGTATCTATGGAGGGTTAAAATCCAAAGTCACAAAACCAAGGGCGTCTTGACCCCACAACCATCAGGTGCCCTGCCAATCATAGGACACCTCCACAAACTTGGAGGCAAAAACCCACTTTGCAGAACCCTAGCATCCATGGCTGACAAGTACGGTCCAATCTTCACCATACGGCTTGGCAAGCACCCTGCACTTGTGATCAGCAACCATGATGCAGTCAAGGAATGCTTCACTAAAAACGACATCGTTTTCGCAGCGAGACCAAAGTCGGCACATGGCAGGTACCTTGGTTACAATTATGCAGGTTTCGGGTTCTCACCATACGGCACGTACTGGCGTAACATGAGAAAAATGGTCATCGCTGAGTTGCTATCTAGCCGCAGGCTTCAGACATTAAAACATGTCCAAATCTCCGAGGTTGATTCTTTTATCAAGGGGTTGTAcgaaatttgcaaaacaaaggGGGAAAATGGTCAAAGCAAGGTGGTGATTAGCGAGTGGATTGAGCACCTGACTTTGAGTGTAATTACTCAAATGATTGCTGGGAAGAGGTATTTTGATTGGGGTAAAGTGGGAAATGACTCAGATAATGAGGGAGAGAATAAGAGGATTCGGGAAATCGTGAAGGAGTTTATGCTTGTGTCTGGGATGCCAGTCATTTCTGATATGATTGGGTATCCGGATTGGATTGATTTTCTGGGGCAAGTGAAGAATATGAAGCGTATAGGGAAGGAGTTGGATGCTCTAACGGCAAGTTGGATTGAAGAACATAATAATGCAAGGAAGGAGATCGACTCAAGGGACAAGCTCGACTTCATTGATGTCATGCTTTCTGTGATTGAGGACAATACTGTGCTTGGTCATACTCGTGAAACCATCATCAAGGCAACATCGCAGGTATCTTCTTCTAACTGAGACTTTATCTCCAGATCCACATCTCTTTAGGATTATGTTGGTAAATTTGCTAAACAGAGGCTCAAAGTTTATCCAAGTCAAAATCAATACAAACTTCAAAACCAATTGAATGTCAATCTAAATATCTTATCATCTGCATATAGGAAGAAATTAAGCTTATTTAACAGAACAAGAGGCGGAAATGAGAATACTCATATAAGTATACTTCACTTGCAAAGTTAATTAACTGCGAATTTGCTGCAACCATATAACAACTCCAATTCACTTGTACTCTAATCACACCAGATAGATTATGCAATACAAACAACAAATCATCAAAAATTACTAAAAATTAAACCTCCCACACCAAATCCGAGTGCTGTATAAGCAACTCTTACTCGTCTTGCTCCTGCtaacaaaagaagcaaaatcATTAGAATTGACACATGTACACAAATAATTCACTAAAATCAAAAAGTAAAAAACTTATGCACACTTGTCAGATTGTAATTATATATGAGAAAGAATGACTCGTGACTTATAAAGAAACAAGCATTTTCCTCGTTATGATCCCTAACTGGAAGTACATGTTTGAAAATTGGGGCACTCCATTTTGCTGTTCaccatttataattttttatgttgCAGAATCTGATCATAGCTGGCTCAGATACCACAGCAATCAGCTTGAAGTGGATCATCTCTTTATTATTAAACAACAGGCATGTTTTGAAGCATGCACAAGAAGAGATAAACCTAAAAGTTGGCACAGAGAGATGGGTTGAAGACACTGATATCGAAAACCTAACTTTCCTCCAAGCCATTGTCAAGGAAACCCTACGTCTATATCCTCCAGGTCCACTCTCAGTCCCACATGAAGCAATGGAAGACTGCCAAGTTTGTGGCTTTCACATTCCAAAGGGCACACGTTTATTTGTCAATTTGTGGAAATTGCACAGAGACCCAACTATGTGGTCAGACCCTGAAATGTTTTACCCAGATAGGTTTCTTACAACCCAAGCAAGCATTGATGCCTCTGGTAACCATTTTGAGTTCATTCCATTTGGGTCTGGAAGAAGATCTTGTCCAGGTCTCACATTCGCAATGCAAGTTATCCACTTGACTCTTGGTAGATTGATTCAAGGATTTGAATTGGCTACTCCATTGGACATGCCTGTAGACATGACTGAAGGACTAGGCGTTACTTTGCCAAAGGCAACTTCACTTGAAGTTGTGCTAACTCCACGCTTGCCCATTGAATTGTATGAAAGATAGGCATTGGGTTGTGATTATATGCTATGTAATTGTAGACTCTTAATGTTGTGCCTGTTTGTAAATGGTATTTGTATCTTATCATGTGAAAaccattaataaaaaaaagcccCGTGTAGGGTACACCTCTATAAAACTCTTTTGTTAAAAGTAGTAATTTGGTAGTATATGAGATGACTAAAAAAGTTTAGTGTTTTGATCCTAattttttacttattttttatatGGCTATAATGTGATACATCACTAGTATAATTTATGaatatcacattttttttttattgtgaaaAAGGGATTTTCATTCAGAACAATGGACAAATACATATCGGAATAACAATGAAACACACTTTAAAGGTTTTGGCACACATACGAATTTCTCTTCCCATACTTTCGAAGAATTTGTAACAAAAAGGTTTTGGCACACAAATAAATGTTTGAAACGTCTTAACATTGTAACCCAACTCATTAGAGCCGATAACAAATTATTACCAAGATCTTATGTACATTGAAATTTTGTGCCACAATAGGACCCACCATGTGAAATCCTGTTTCCGGATTTCACTGTTTAAAATTACGTATTCCATATTTTGTATTCTTAATTGCGACGTTTTTATATTTACGACGTATTTGACCCCTACGTATTTTTCCACTTATCTTTATATATTTGGATAGTACTCATCGATATGACGCGTGGGCGCAAACAAAATGTGATTTAGAATTATAACAAAGATTTTATGAGGTTTTTAATGTCGAAGATATTTTggtaaattgataattaattggACATGtgatatttttgtttaatcATTGGGTGAGTGCCACGTGGGCACCTAAAAATTCtagaactctctctctccattttctctatcATTCTCTCTTCTATCTTTAGagttctctcactctctctcggCTCTCCCTTTCTTCCTGTGAAACaaaccaccatcatcaccaaAATTTTGGCTTGTTGAACACCAAAACCACCATTATCTGCATGTCCTCACCACCATAAACTtcgttgtgatttttttttccttgaaaaTGAACCTGAAACATGAGTTCGAAGAACAAGGTTTTCGGCCAAGACTTCTAGGCGTGATTCAAATAATTTTCAGCCATCTTTTGGACTCAAAACAGGTATAAATCGACTCCTCATGATATGTAgatgaattttcatgtttagatCGTGTGATTTGGTTGaaaatgagaaagttataacGATTTAAAGTTTGCCCAGTTTCCAGCGAACCCGTAACCTTCCAgaccattttccggccaaactatTCCTCTCGTTCCAagctatgatttttgtttttgaatcactcaattttgtttagtattgacaaagttatggacgATTAAAGTTTGCCTAGAAATTCCGGCGAGTTACCAGTTTTCCCACGGACAGCCATATTTCAGGCCATTTTCTGGCCACCTCTGACCACCATTTAGGCTTCAAGCgagtataatcttgttctaaacTTCTCTAGCTTCGTTTTGGTATATTATGGATCGAATTTGGGGGAGACACAAGTGAGATATGGAGTTCTAAAGATTGCCCagaaaatctgcaaaatctgcagaatCCGGCAAAATTTCGTTAAGGTCCACCACTCAAACATTATAGCaatcaatgatccaaccgttggattgttaccaaactttgatacattatagtacgtaatatttaaggaccttaggaacttacGAATTAAAAATATAGTGGTTGGATCTTACGGAGCAAGTAACGTAGAATCATGGACCCTACCTTTGAACGACAGTTTGATTCTCATTAAATGTTGTTGTGGGGGACATATGGGAGTTCTTGAGTATGTGAATTATCGAAGGAAATCTAAATGTGGACTTGTACTTTGTTTTAGGCTACGATAGTGCAAGCCGTCTCAATTTTTGTGCTAGGGTGCGTTAGCGCAGACTCCaagtgagtgactttaatatatgtgatattggtgatTACCCTATTTTCGTAATTGTTATCCTGtgtggatatgacttggttttataaatatgttttctattgaattgttatttttaatactTAGCCATCTATTTATGTTTATGAAATGAGATTTAACGTGTATATTTGAGATATGGTTTGATTTGTATGATTGGCATGTTGTGATaaaatgtgagggctagtagtggaccGTTAACCCATTGTGATGGGGATTTTTTGCTTCGATATTGTTTCATTTCCCACTTCATTGATTTGTTCCAAATTTAGTATTTGTGTACCTTGTGCTTTGTTCCATTTCTTGTTTtgttgagcttttgtaaattgagTAACTTGTGCCTTGTCTCGTTTCTTTAAGTCATTGTACATTATGGTTGTTGGCCTTCCACTCGGTTCCATGAATGATCCGGAACTGGGTTTCCAGTGGGGTTTAGTTAAGTGGTCCAGTTCCCTACTCTATCTGGATCCAGTTGAGTGGTTCGAAATCCCTCGTGATCCATGATTTCGTTGAATGGTCTGGAATCATAACCAGCTTGGATTTCATTAAGTGGTTAGATATGCATTGTActctgcgattccgttgagtggtccggaatcgtattaacttggattccgttgagatgTTCaaaatcccttctactccgcgattccgttgaatGGTCCGGAATAGTATCTTGGTTGGAttttgttgagtggtccggaatcccgtTTGGTATTATGGTTCTGTTGAGAGGTCCGGAACTCGGTTAATTGCTTTGTTGATTCTTCGGATTGAGTTTGGATTGAGATagcttcagagatgtaggcttcaGCCGAACTGTGTTGCTATATCCCTACTTTTCATTGTGTTGTATGAGTTTATGGTTGTGAGCTTTTGTGACTTGTTTCAGACAagccgttggatgtctgggtgatTCTTTCAGGATATTCAATGACTTGATTATGatattataaaatatgattttagaTTTGACATTTATAAACCGAATCGATGGTTGGTTTTTAATATCACACACGTCGAATTATTGTCCCTCACACGAGCTTCGTAGCTTATCCGGGTTGTTGTTTGCCCGGTGCACCATTCCGATGGTGTACGGGCGATTGTGCATGTATTATTAGATATAAGGAGCTTTGGGGTAGCAGACAAAGTTCAGAGAGCTTAGAGTGTTAGATTACCTTTATACTTTACCTTAAACTGATGtaattattgttattttcagtTTAGTATTTCAATTTGTATTTCTTGGCATCCCCCTACAGtctaacgtcacgtgtcgatcctggacgtatgtcgggattgAGGCATGACAACTTTtggtggtatcagagcttaggtaTTATATGTCTATACCTTTACCTTAGAGTGAGGAAACCTTGGGTAGGTTATGGGTAGTTAGACCTTTACGTAAGTAGTGTGGGTTCGTCCTGAGTCTTATTTATTCGCTTACGCTAAATTCTTTTATTCTTCAGACGTACAATGACAACTCCACATGGTTTTACCCAATCGATTAGGGATAATGTTCCTAATGATGACGTAGCTCTTAGTACTAATCAGAAGGCTAGCCACGACTATGGTGGACCCAATGGTGTTTTTTGGACTATTGAGGATTTGGCTCAGCTTATGCAAGCTCACATTCGTGCGACTTCTACTAGTGGGAAGTCTTTGTATAGAGAGTTTCGCACTCACAAGCCTCA
This genomic interval from Malus domestica chromosome 05, GDT2T_hap1 contains the following:
- the LOC103435987 gene encoding nicotine N-demethylase CYP82E3-like — protein: MNGTQMIVAGSDTTATSLKWIISLLLNKKHALKHAQEEINLKVGRERWVEDTDIENLTYLQAIVKETLRLYPPGPFSVPHEAMEDCQVCGLHIPKGTRLFVNLWKLHRDPTVWSEPEVFSPDRFDASGQHFEFIPFGSGRRSCPGLTFAMQVIHLNLGRLIQGFELATPLDMSVDMTEGLGVTLPKATSLEVVLTPRLPIEFYER
- the LOC103435868 gene encoding cytochrome P450 CYP82J17-like — translated: MDFPSHLLAIAGILLFVLYLWRVKIQSHKTKGVLTPQPSGALPIIGHLHKLGGKNPLCRTLASMADKYGPIFTIRLGKHPALVISNHDAVKECFTKNDIVFAARPKSAHGRYLGYNYAGFGFSPYGTYWRNMRKMVIAELLSSRRLQTLKHVQISEVDSFIKGLYEICKTKGENGQSKVVISEWIEHLTLSVITQMIAGKRYFDWGKVGNDSDNEGENKRIREIVKEFMLVSGMPVISDMIGYPDWIDFLGQVKNMKRIGKELDALTASWIEEHNNARKEIDSRDKLDFIDVMLSVIEDNTVLGHTRETIIKATSQNLIIAGSDTTAISLKWIISLLLNNRHVLKHAQEEINLKVGTERWVEDTDIENLTFLQAIVKETLRLYPPGPLSVPHEAMEDCQVCGFHIPKGTRLFVNLWKLHRDPTMWSDPEMFYPDRFLTTQASIDASGNHFEFIPFGSGRRSCPGLTFAMQVIHLTLGRLIQGFELATPLDMPVDMTEGLGVTLPKATSLEVVLTPRLPIELYER